A genomic region of Dreissena polymorpha isolate Duluth1 chromosome 4, UMN_Dpol_1.0, whole genome shotgun sequence contains the following coding sequences:
- the LOC127878010 gene encoding uncharacterized protein LOC127878010 isoform X3 has product MHWRFVPVVDHWGYIEHVASGKVVHPRGGSLTPGDHTDLVVDSARHWGALFALDCNNHHVIHKGGKFAHPKGGRPDAGDHTTINLHWEQHDAMKFGFFSPSNPNKEVLVYGYPKMFGKWKIIHMVLNPSAEHTFTLEVKVGMSKTESKTSGFEYSWESSGGVNIEILSLSASQSIKYMMEQTSSQTWSNETTTTSQINVKPGQTVVTWQWVFDVEQNENKSVFQSNLLADTGSETEVPRDLQYKVKTGQDMESLVKRLCVA; this is encoded by the exons ATGCACTGGCGATTTGTACCGGTGGTAGATCACTGGGGATACATTGAGCACGTGGCAAGTGGCAAGGTCGTACATCCGAGGGGAGGGAGTTTGACACCTGGGGACCACACAGACCTGGTAGTCGACAGTGCTCGGCATTGGGGAGCGCTGTTTGCTCTCGACTGTAACAACCATCACGTGATTCACAAGGGAGGAAA GTTTGCACATCCAAAAGGTGGCAGACCAGACGCAGGAGACCATACAACTATTAACCTTCACTGGGAACAGCACGATGCCATGAAGTTTGGATTTTTCTCGCCCAGCAATCCGAATAAAGAGGTGCTTGTTTACGGCTACCCGAAAATGTTCGGAAAGTGGAAAATCATCCATATGGTTCTCAACCCGTCGGCAGAGCATACGTTTACACTTGAGGTCAAAGTTGGCATGTCCAAGACTGAGAGCAAAACAAGCGGATTTGAGTACAGCTGGGAGAGCTCTGGTGGTGTCAACATCGAAATTCTCAGTTTGTCAGCTTCGCAGTCCATCAAATACATGATGGAACAAACTTCCTCCCAGACCTGGTCCAACGAAACGACCACAACATCtcaaatcaatg TGAAACCTGGTCAAACAGTGGTCACTTGGCAGTGGGTGTTTGACGTGGAGCAAAACGAAAACAAGTCTGTGTTCCAGAGCAACCTTCTGGCCGACACTGGAAGTGAGACCGAGGTACCCAGAGACCTGCAGTACAAGGTCAAAACAGGACAGGATATGGAATCTCTCGTTAAACGCCTTTGTGTTGCGTAG
- the LOC127878010 gene encoding uncharacterized protein LOC127878010 isoform X2: MSETIVIKHLSSGRFIHPSGGLSNPGDGTNLDRHSAIHDRMHWRFVPVVDHWGYIEHVASGKVVHPRGGSLTPGDHTDLVVDSARHWGALFALDCNNHHVIHKGGKFAHPKGGRPDAGDHTTINLHWEQHDAMKFGFFSPSNPNKEVLVYGYPKMFGKWKIIHMVLNPSAEHTFTLEVKVGMSKTESKTSGFEYSWESSGGVNIEILSLSASQSIKYMMEQTSSQTWSNETTTTSQINVVTWQWVFDVEQNENKSVFQSNLLADTGSETEVPRDLQYKVKTGQDMESLVKRLCVA, from the exons ATGTCAGAGACTATTGTAATAAAGCATTTGTCTAGCGGAAGGTTCATCCATCCAAGTGGCGGTTTGAGTAACCCTGGCGACGGAACTAACCTTGACCGGCATAGCGCCATACATGACAGAATGCACTGGCGATTTGTACCGGTGGTAGATCACTGGGGATACATTGAGCACGTGGCAAGTGGCAAGGTCGTACATCCGAGGGGAGGGAGTTTGACACCTGGGGACCACACAGACCTGGTAGTCGACAGTGCTCGGCATTGGGGAGCGCTGTTTGCTCTCGACTGTAACAACCATCACGTGATTCACAAGGGAGGAAA GTTTGCACATCCAAAAGGTGGCAGACCAGACGCAGGAGACCATACAACTATTAACCTTCACTGGGAACAGCACGATGCCATGAAGTTTGGATTTTTCTCGCCCAGCAATCCGAATAAAGAGGTGCTTGTTTACGGCTACCCGAAAATGTTCGGAAAGTGGAAAATCATCCATATGGTTCTCAACCCGTCGGCAGAGCATACGTTTACACTTGAGGTCAAAGTTGGCATGTCCAAGACTGAGAGCAAAACAAGCGGATTTGAGTACAGCTGGGAGAGCTCTGGTGGTGTCAACATCGAAATTCTCAGTTTGTCAGCTTCGCAGTCCATCAAATACATGATGGAACAAACTTCCTCCCAGACCTGGTCCAACGAAACGACCACAACATCtcaaatcaatg TGGTCACTTGGCAGTGGGTGTTTGACGTGGAGCAAAACGAAAACAAGTCTGTGTTCCAGAGCAACCTTCTGGCCGACACTGGAAGTGAGACCGAGGTACCCAGAGACCTGCAGTACAAGGTCAAAACAGGACAGGATATGGAATCTCTCGTTAAACGCCTTTGTGTTGCGTAG
- the LOC127878010 gene encoding uncharacterized protein LOC127878010 isoform X1 has product MSETIVIKHLSSGRFIHPSGGLSNPGDGTNLDRHSAIHDRMHWRFVPVVDHWGYIEHVASGKVVHPRGGSLTPGDHTDLVVDSARHWGALFALDCNNHHVIHKGGKFAHPKGGRPDAGDHTTINLHWEQHDAMKFGFFSPSNPNKEVLVYGYPKMFGKWKIIHMVLNPSAEHTFTLEVKVGMSKTESKTSGFEYSWESSGGVNIEILSLSASQSIKYMMEQTSSQTWSNETTTTSQINVKPGQTVVTWQWVFDVEQNENKSVFQSNLLADTGSETEVPRDLQYKVKTGQDMESLVKRLCVA; this is encoded by the exons ATGTCAGAGACTATTGTAATAAAGCATTTGTCTAGCGGAAGGTTCATCCATCCAAGTGGCGGTTTGAGTAACCCTGGCGACGGAACTAACCTTGACCGGCATAGCGCCATACATGACAGAATGCACTGGCGATTTGTACCGGTGGTAGATCACTGGGGATACATTGAGCACGTGGCAAGTGGCAAGGTCGTACATCCGAGGGGAGGGAGTTTGACACCTGGGGACCACACAGACCTGGTAGTCGACAGTGCTCGGCATTGGGGAGCGCTGTTTGCTCTCGACTGTAACAACCATCACGTGATTCACAAGGGAGGAAA GTTTGCACATCCAAAAGGTGGCAGACCAGACGCAGGAGACCATACAACTATTAACCTTCACTGGGAACAGCACGATGCCATGAAGTTTGGATTTTTCTCGCCCAGCAATCCGAATAAAGAGGTGCTTGTTTACGGCTACCCGAAAATGTTCGGAAAGTGGAAAATCATCCATATGGTTCTCAACCCGTCGGCAGAGCATACGTTTACACTTGAGGTCAAAGTTGGCATGTCCAAGACTGAGAGCAAAACAAGCGGATTTGAGTACAGCTGGGAGAGCTCTGGTGGTGTCAACATCGAAATTCTCAGTTTGTCAGCTTCGCAGTCCATCAAATACATGATGGAACAAACTTCCTCCCAGACCTGGTCCAACGAAACGACCACAACATCtcaaatcaatg TGAAACCTGGTCAAACAGTGGTCACTTGGCAGTGGGTGTTTGACGTGGAGCAAAACGAAAACAAGTCTGTGTTCCAGAGCAACCTTCTGGCCGACACTGGAAGTGAGACCGAGGTACCCAGAGACCTGCAGTACAAGGTCAAAACAGGACAGGATATGGAATCTCTCGTTAAACGCCTTTGTGTTGCGTAG